The uncultured Roseibium sp. genome contains a region encoding:
- a CDS encoding CBS domain-containing protein, producing the protein MTVGIILQGKGYDVITARGTTPLRDICSTLAQKGIGAILVTDAADHIEGIISERDIVKTLAAKGPDSLDMPASSVMTTSVVTCGEEDAIMDVMSKMTSGRFRHVPVLRSGKVVGLISIGDAVKYRIAQVEMEAEQMRTYITMA; encoded by the coding sequence ATGACCGTTGGCATAATCTTGCAAGGCAAAGGATACGACGTGATTACGGCGCGCGGAACGACACCGCTGCGCGATATTTGTTCCACCCTGGCGCAAAAGGGAATCGGCGCCATCCTGGTGACCGATGCGGCCGATCACATCGAAGGTATTATTTCCGAGCGTGACATCGTCAAGACGCTGGCAGCCAAGGGGCCGGATTCCCTCGACATGCCGGCTTCGAGTGTCATGACCACCTCAGTCGTTACCTGCGGGGAAGAGGACGCGATCATGGACGTCATGTCCAAGATGACTTCCGGCCGGTTCCGCCACGTGCCCGTTCTCAGGAGCGGCAAGGTCGTCGGTCTGATTTCCATCGGGGATGCGGTGAAATACAGGATCGCCCAGGTCGAGATGGAAGCCGAGCAGATGCGGACCTACATCACCATGGCGTAG
- a CDS encoding RimK family protein produces the protein MPTWVILVDNLKDISNADTPHKVMTVRDYLMRPKLFTGINPNILNFSRSYAYQGAGYYASLLAEARQHRVLPSVETMIELSRKQLYNHALPELENSLNQCVRKMGEGGEAISRITVCLGQTGNDLLEPFARLLFDWYRTPILEVTVEPGVWRAIRRIRPLAITELDAARRTFLIEALERYTHRPWRAPKQRAVMKYALAVLSDPKEELPPSSLSSLKYMAKVAARHGVELVPIGKGDLDRLAQYDGLFIRETTNIDNHTYRFARRAVQERMPVIDDPVSMIRCTNKVYLAELLEAHGVPTPKTVILSSLKEADQLEERLGSPVVLKIPDGSFSRGVFKVTGEEAIRDKLKELFEDSDIILAQEYCPTEFDWRIGVLDGEPLFAVQYLMAKKHWQIVRHEDGKKSVEGSFRSTSLAEAPPAVVETAVRAARLIGDGLYGVDLKQIGDRVVVIEVNDNPNLDHGCEDSAEKDIVWDQLIRWYLKRLENR, from the coding sequence ATGCCGACCTGGGTCATTCTCGTCGACAATCTGAAAGACATCTCCAACGCGGATACGCCGCACAAGGTCATGACCGTCAGGGACTACCTGATGCGGCCGAAGCTGTTTACCGGCATCAATCCGAATATTCTGAACTTCTCCCGTTCCTATGCCTACCAGGGTGCGGGCTACTACGCCTCGCTCTTGGCCGAAGCACGCCAGCATCGGGTGCTACCGAGCGTGGAGACCATGATCGAGCTGTCGCGCAAACAGCTCTACAATCACGCCCTGCCGGAGCTGGAAAACAGCCTGAACCAGTGCGTTCGTAAGATGGGCGAGGGGGGCGAGGCGATTTCCAGGATAACCGTCTGCCTCGGGCAGACCGGCAACGACCTGCTGGAGCCGTTCGCGCGGCTGTTGTTCGACTGGTACCGGACGCCGATCCTGGAGGTGACAGTCGAGCCCGGCGTATGGCGCGCGATCCGCAGGATCCGGCCTCTGGCGATCACCGAACTGGACGCCGCCCGCCGCACCTTCCTCATCGAGGCGCTGGAGCGCTACACCCACCGTCCGTGGCGGGCGCCGAAGCAGCGCGCGGTGATGAAATACGCGCTCGCCGTACTCTCCGATCCGAAGGAGGAACTGCCGCCTTCGAGCCTCTCGTCGCTGAAATACATGGCGAAGGTCGCAGCCCGCCACGGCGTGGAACTGGTGCCGATCGGCAAGGGCGACCTGGACCGGCTGGCCCAGTACGACGGGCTGTTTATTCGCGAGACCACCAATATCGACAATCACACCTACCGCTTCGCACGCCGCGCGGTGCAGGAGCGCATGCCGGTGATCGACGATCCGGTCTCCATGATCCGCTGCACAAACAAGGTCTATCTGGCCGAGCTCCTGGAGGCGCACGGGGTGCCGACCCCGAAGACGGTTATCCTGTCCTCGCTGAAGGAGGCCGACCAGCTGGAGGAGCGGCTCGGCTCGCCGGTGGTGCTGAAAATCCCGGACGGGTCCTTCAGCCGGGGCGTGTTCAAGGTGACGGGCGAAGAGGCGATCCGGGACAAGCTGAAAGAGCTGTTCGAGGACAGCGACATCATCCTGGCCCAGGAATACTGCCCGACCGAATTCGACTGGCGCATCGGCGTGCTCGACGGCGAGCCGCTGTTTGCCGTCCAGTACCTGATGGCGAAGAAACACTGGCAGATTGTCCGCCACGAGGACGGCAAGAAGTCGGTGGAAGGCAGCTTCCGGTCCACCTCGCTCGCCGAGGCTCCGCCCGCGGTCGTGGAAACCGCCGTCCGCGCCGCGCGACTGATCGGCGACGGACTTTATGGCGTCGACCTGAAGCAGATCGGCGACCGGGTCGTGGTCATCGAGGTCAACGACAATCCCAACCTCGACCACGGCTGCGAGGATTCAGCGGAAAAGGACATCGTCTGGGATCAGTTGATCCGCTGGTACCTGAAGCGGCTGGAGAACAGGTGA
- the folE gene encoding GTP cyclohydrolase I FolE — protein sequence MDAVLKQVGKKFERKAPDQLERPSREEAEAAVRTLLAWTGDDPEREGLVDTPKRVVKAFEQLYSGYFEDPFAHLERVFEDVGGYQDIVMVRNIPFNSFCEHHMLPFIGEAHIAYYPADGVVGLSKLARVVDIFAKRLQTQEHLTSQIASAIDDTIAPRGIAVMLEAEHQCMTMRGVQKQGVSTITTQFTGIFQDEPAEQAKFMSLVRGGSR from the coding sequence ATGGACGCAGTCCTCAAGCAAGTCGGCAAGAAATTCGAGCGCAAGGCTCCCGATCAGCTCGAGCGTCCGAGCCGTGAGGAAGCCGAAGCGGCCGTGCGCACGCTTCTCGCCTGGACCGGCGACGATCCCGAGCGCGAAGGGCTCGTGGACACGCCCAAGCGGGTCGTCAAGGCGTTCGAACAGCTCTATTCCGGCTATTTCGAAGACCCCTTCGCCCATCTGGAACGGGTGTTCGAGGATGTGGGCGGCTATCAGGACATTGTCATGGTCCGCAACATCCCCTTCAACTCCTTCTGCGAACACCACATGCTGCCGTTCATCGGCGAAGCCCATATCGCCTATTATCCGGCGGACGGCGTCGTCGGCCTGTCCAAGCTGGCCCGCGTGGTCGACATCTTCGCCAAACGACTGCAGACTCAGGAACACTTGACCTCGCAAATCGCTTCCGCCATTGACGACACGATCGCGCCGCGCGGGATTGCCGTCATGCTCGAGGCCGAGCATCAGTGCATGACCATGCGCGGGGTACAGAAGCAGGGTGTGTCCACCATCACCACCCAGTTCACCGGAATTTTCCAGGACGAACCGGCCGAACAGGCCAAGTTCATGAGCCTGGTCCGCGGCGGGAGCCGGTAA
- the yidD gene encoding membrane protein insertion efficiency factor YidD, with amino-acid sequence MNILTNLPKLVGIGLIRLYRYTLSSFMGRGCRYAPTCSDYTEEAIRTYGLWAGGWMGLSRILRCNPWGASGYDPVPDHLPEGRNWYRPWRYGHWTGAHIKEEHRLD; translated from the coding sequence ATGAACATTTTGACAAACCTGCCGAAACTCGTCGGTATCGGCCTGATCCGGCTCTACCGCTATACGCTTTCGTCCTTCATGGGACGTGGATGCCGCTATGCGCCGACCTGTTCGGACTACACCGAGGAGGCGATCCGCACCTACGGGCTGTGGGCGGGCGGTTGGATGGGCCTGTCCCGGATCCTGAGGTGCAATCCCTGGGGGGCATCCGGATACGATCCCGTTCCGGATCACCTGCCGGAGGGGCGGAACTGGTACCGCCCCTGGCGCTACGGCCACTGGACGGGAGCTCACATAAAAGAAGAGCATCGCCTGGACTAG
- a CDS encoding rhomboid family intramembrane serine protease → MNHHVFEHGREEPEERRPEPVFNLPKVVVWLAGIMIVLFVLQAYVFSTLLNNDIIIYFAFWPLRYQADVLATGAAPGGLAADVWTFVTYAFLHGGITHIAFNMLWMIVFGSAVARRFGALRFLVFSALCAAGGAAMHLATHFDGQAPMIGASAAISGHMAAAARFVFELGGPVGVMRRTDDAAFRVPAAPLLQSFSNRSVVAFLGVWFGMNFLFGQINIPMAGGAGSIAWEAHIGGFLAGLLLFPLIDPVPRRRY, encoded by the coding sequence ATGAACCATCACGTTTTCGAACACGGACGGGAAGAACCCGAAGAACGAAGACCCGAGCCGGTCTTTAACCTGCCCAAGGTGGTGGTCTGGCTCGCCGGGATCATGATCGTCCTGTTCGTGCTGCAGGCTTACGTGTTCTCCACACTGCTGAACAACGACATCATCATCTATTTCGCCTTCTGGCCGCTGCGCTACCAGGCGGATGTGTTGGCGACCGGAGCGGCTCCGGGAGGACTCGCCGCCGATGTCTGGACATTCGTCACCTATGCTTTTTTGCACGGCGGGATCACCCACATCGCCTTCAACATGCTGTGGATGATCGTTTTCGGAAGTGCTGTCGCCCGTCGGTTCGGGGCCTTGCGGTTCCTGGTCTTCTCGGCGCTTTGCGCCGCGGGTGGCGCAGCGATGCATCTGGCCACCCATTTCGACGGACAGGCGCCGATGATCGGGGCTTCGGCCGCGATTTCCGGCCACATGGCAGCCGCGGCGCGCTTCGTGTTCGAGCTGGGCGGCCCCGTAGGCGTGATGCGGAGGACGGACGATGCGGCCTTCCGGGTGCCTGCGGCCCCGTTGCTGCAATCCTTCTCCAACAGGTCCGTGGTTGCCTTCCTGGGGGTCTGGTTCGGAATGAACTTTCTGTTCGGCCAGATCAATATACCCATGGCCGGTGGCGCGGGCTCGATCGCGTGGGAGGCGCACATCGGCGGTTTCCTGGCCGGGTTGCTCCTGTTTCCCCTGATCGATCCCGTTCCGAGGCGGCGATATTAA
- the hisI gene encoding phosphoribosyl-AMP cyclohydrolase, which yields MTATSIFAERGDKTEIETGAVLQPKFDGDGLIAAVVTDHISGDVLMVGYMNAEALRRTIETGEAWYWSRSRQAYWKKGETSGQVQHVKEIRTDCDQDAIWLKVEVAGNGATCHTGFNSCFFRKIVQEADGGFRLERVEKEKVYDPKDVYGA from the coding sequence GTGACAGCGACGTCCATTTTCGCCGAGCGCGGCGACAAGACCGAAATCGAGACCGGCGCGGTTCTCCAGCCGAAATTCGACGGCGACGGCCTGATCGCCGCAGTGGTGACCGACCACATTTCGGGCGACGTTCTGATGGTCGGTTACATGAACGCCGAAGCCCTGCGCCGGACCATCGAAACCGGCGAAGCATGGTATTGGAGCCGCTCTCGCCAGGCCTACTGGAAAAAGGGCGAAACCTCAGGCCAGGTCCAGCATGTGAAAGAAATCCGCACCGACTGTGACCAGGATGCCATCTGGCTCAAGGTCGAAGTCGCCGGAAACGGCGCCACCTGCCACACCGGCTTCAACTCCTGCTTCTTCCGCAAGATCGTTCAGGAAGCGGACGGCGGCTTTCGCCTGGAACGTGTGGAAAAGGAAAAGGTCTACGACCCGAAGGACGTCTACGGCGCCTAA
- a CDS encoding GNAT family N-acetyltransferase/peptidase C39 family protein encodes MPDDVADPIIIREADPKDLDGLVVLENRCFETDRVSRRSFRRFLERPTARLLIAETAGGIAGYALILLRSGTALARLYSLAVDPDCRGTGLARRLLAASGRVAFEEDRIVLRLEVREDNAAAIGLYRASGYRPCGRVPEYYEDGCTALRMEKLLHGPGDDPELGRGRAPYYAQTTDFTCGPACLIMAAKQFDSDFPTDTLTELSLWREATTIYLASGHGGCGPFGLATAAARKGLKAEVRLSPDEPLFLSSVRDPEKREVMRLVQEGYRRDGLALGVVASDQPLSARELAAEVGKGAVAIVLISGYRMFGQKVPHWILVHDQDERHLIIHDPWLEHERHESPADAGNLPIPDAEFERMARWGRTGVRAQVLLKKV; translated from the coding sequence TTGCCCGACGATGTTGCTGATCCAATCATAATCCGGGAAGCCGATCCGAAGGATCTGGACGGTCTGGTCGTACTGGAAAACCGCTGTTTTGAGACTGACCGCGTTTCGCGGCGCAGTTTCCGGCGGTTTCTGGAACGGCCCACCGCGCGACTTCTCATTGCCGAGACTGCCGGCGGGATTGCCGGCTACGCGCTGATCCTGCTTCGAAGCGGCACGGCACTGGCCCGACTTTATTCTCTGGCGGTCGATCCGGACTGTCGCGGAACGGGGCTCGCCAGACGTCTGCTGGCCGCCAGCGGGCGGGTCGCCTTCGAGGAGGACCGGATCGTGCTCCGGCTTGAGGTGCGCGAGGACAACGCGGCTGCGATCGGCCTTTACCGAGCGTCCGGTTACCGCCCTTGCGGACGGGTTCCCGAGTATTACGAGGATGGTTGCACGGCACTTCGCATGGAGAAGCTGCTGCATGGCCCCGGTGATGATCCTGAGTTGGGCCGAGGCCGTGCGCCTTATTACGCGCAGACCACGGACTTCACCTGCGGTCCGGCCTGCCTGATCATGGCGGCGAAGCAGTTCGACAGCGACTTTCCGACAGATACTCTGACCGAACTCTCGCTGTGGCGCGAGGCGACCACGATCTATCTTGCTTCCGGACACGGCGGTTGCGGGCCTTTCGGCCTGGCGACGGCGGCGGCGCGCAAGGGGCTGAAGGCGGAAGTGCGGCTGTCGCCGGACGAGCCGCTGTTCCTGTCCTCCGTGCGCGATCCGGAAAAGAGGGAGGTCATGCGGCTGGTCCAGGAGGGCTATCGTCGCGACGGGCTGGCGCTGGGCGTGGTGGCGTCCGATCAGCCACTGAGCGCTCGGGAACTCGCGGCGGAGGTCGGCAAGGGGGCCGTGGCGATTGTGCTCATCTCCGGCTACCGCATGTTCGGCCAGAAGGTCCCGCACTGGATCCTTGTGCACGATCAGGACGAACGCCATCTGATCATTCATGATCCATGGCTGGAACATGAGCGCCACGAAAGCCCGGCGGATGCGGGGAACCTGCCGATCCCGGATGCGGAATTCGAGCGCATGGCGCGTTGGGGCCGGACAGGTGTCCGCGCCCAGGTTCTTCTTAAGAAGGTATAA
- a CDS encoding iron-sulfur cluster assembly scaffold protein encodes MLDDIYNARILEFAGNIPRIGRLEHPQATAKAHSKLCGSTVIVDLCLEDGVVSDYAHDVKACALGQASSSIVASHVIGATPEELREVQKTMRTMLKEGGEPPTGRFEDLKFLEPVREYKARHASTMLVFDAIVDALDQIEAGQAGSDEKTMALSGK; translated from the coding sequence ATGCTTGACGATATCTACAACGCCAGGATCCTGGAATTCGCGGGAAACATCCCGCGGATCGGGCGCCTGGAGCATCCTCAGGCGACGGCGAAAGCCCATTCCAAGTTATGCGGCTCCACAGTGATTGTGGATCTTTGCCTGGAAGACGGGGTCGTGTCCGACTATGCCCATGACGTGAAGGCCTGCGCGCTCGGTCAGGCCTCCTCGTCGATCGTCGCCAGCCACGTCATCGGGGCCACGCCGGAAGAGTTGCGCGAAGTTCAAAAGACCATGCGTACAATGCTGAAAGAGGGCGGCGAGCCGCCCACGGGTCGGTTCGAGGACCTGAAATTCCTGGAGCCTGTACGCGAGTACAAGGCGCGCCATGCCTCGACCATGCTGGTGTTCGACGCGATCGTCGACGCGCTCGACCAGATCGAGGCAGGGCAGGCCGGCTCGGATGAGAAGACCATGGCTTTGTCAGGCAAATAG
- a CDS encoding radical SAM protein has protein sequence MIKPTHYDDDGYPIQWLRSAIPSNTLACLNGLAEAAIERKALGPDVRIHLHTYDETNTRVKPAKIIRMIQQSGGKALIGLVGVQSNQFPRAVDLAQKFLKADLPVAIGGFHVSGCMSMLKEMPQEMVDAQKMGISFFAGEAEDLRLDDVFRHAYAGELKPIYNFMSDLPSLDGEPTPILPSKHVQFTAGSHSSFDLGRGCPFQCSFCTIINVQGRKSRFRSSDDLERIIRDNYAQKINRFFITDDNFARNRHWEELFDRLIYLREEEGFDIKFIIQVDTLCHRIKNFIEKATRAGVNRVFIGLENINPDNLMAAKKRQNKITEYREMLLAWRDHGATTYAGYIIGFPNDTKESVLRDIEIIKKELPLDLLEFFFLTPLPGSEDHKVLLEKGIWMDPDLNKYDLNHRVNHHPTMSDEEWEDAYRAAWDSYYSMDHVTTVLRRAAAHPRGRPGNKLFLMMWFWLMVRYEGVHPLEGGYFRIKVRTDRRSGMPIENPLTFYPRYLTEIVTKHWAIVSNVARFYWRYKAIKRAPDRKTYTDLALTPVDQDNQNDLSMMTETRGGQEAVARAKRDAELRQTGKDRAKAAS, from the coding sequence ATGATCAAGCCGACGCATTACGATGACGACGGTTATCCGATCCAATGGCTGCGCTCCGCAATTCCCTCCAACACGCTCGCCTGCCTGAACGGCCTTGCCGAAGCCGCGATCGAGCGGAAGGCGCTCGGACCCGATGTCCGGATCCATCTGCATACCTATGACGAGACCAATACACGGGTGAAGCCGGCAAAGATCATCCGCATGATCCAGCAGTCCGGCGGCAAAGCCCTGATCGGGCTGGTCGGGGTACAGTCCAACCAGTTTCCCCGGGCTGTCGATCTGGCGCAAAAGTTCCTCAAGGCGGACCTGCCGGTCGCCATCGGCGGCTTCCACGTCTCCGGATGCATGTCCATGCTCAAGGAAATGCCGCAGGAGATGGTCGACGCGCAGAAGATGGGGATCTCCTTCTTCGCCGGGGAGGCGGAGGATCTGCGTCTGGATGACGTCTTCCGCCACGCCTATGCGGGCGAACTGAAGCCGATCTACAATTTCATGTCGGACCTGCCGTCGCTCGACGGCGAGCCGACGCCGATCCTGCCGTCGAAGCACGTCCAGTTCACCGCCGGATCCCATTCCAGTTTCGATCTGGGGCGGGGCTGTCCGTTCCAGTGCTCCTTCTGCACGATCATCAACGTGCAGGGACGCAAGAGCCGGTTCCGTTCGTCTGACGACCTGGAGCGGATCATCCGGGACAATTACGCCCAGAAGATCAATCGCTTTTTCATCACCGACGACAATTTCGCCCGCAACCGCCACTGGGAAGAACTGTTCGACCGGCTGATCTACCTGCGCGAGGAAGAAGGCTTCGACATCAAGTTCATCATCCAGGTCGATACGCTGTGTCACCGGATCAAGAACTTCATCGAGAAGGCGACGCGGGCTGGGGTCAACCGGGTGTTCATCGGGCTTGAGAACATCAACCCGGACAACCTGATGGCCGCCAAGAAGCGCCAGAACAAGATCACCGAATACCGCGAGATGCTGCTCGCCTGGCGCGATCATGGTGCGACCACCTATGCCGGTTACATCATCGGCTTCCCGAACGACACCAAGGAATCGGTCCTGCGGGACATCGAGATCATCAAGAAGGAACTGCCGCTCGACCTCCTGGAGTTCTTCTTCCTGACGCCGCTGCCCGGATCGGAGGACCACAAGGTGCTGCTGGAAAAGGGCATCTGGATGGATCCGGACCTCAACAAGTACGATCTCAATCACCGGGTCAACCACCATCCGACGATGTCGGATGAAGAGTGGGAGGACGCCTACCGCGCCGCCTGGGACAGCTATTACAGCATGGATCACGTCACGACGGTGCTGCGCCGGGCCGCGGCCCACCCGAGAGGGCGTCCGGGCAACAAGCTGTTCCTGATGATGTGGTTCTGGCTGATGGTCCGCTACGAAGGCGTCCACCCGCTGGAAGGCGGCTATTTCCGGATCAAGGTGCGTACCGACCGCCGCTCCGGCATGCCGATCGAAAATCCGCTGACTTTCTATCCTCGCTATCTCACCGAGATCGTGACCAAGCACTGGGCGATCGTGAGCAACGTCGCCAGGTTCTACTGGCGCTACAAGGCGATCAAGCGGGCGCCGGATCGCAAGACCTATACGGATCTTGCCCTGACGCCGGTCGATCAGGACAACCAGAACGACCTGTCGATGATGACGGAGACCCGTGGGGGTCAGGAAGCGGTCGCCAGGGCCAAGCGGGACGCCGAATTGCGCCAGACCGGCAAGGATCGGGCGAAGGCGGCGAGCTGA